In Bacteroidales bacterium, one DNA window encodes the following:
- the hcp gene encoding hydroxylamine reductase, with protein MSMFCYQCQEAAKGTGCTGSKGVCGITDDVIHLQDLFVHLLKGLSYYSLEAKRNGVNNGNVDHFITEGLFTTITNANFSKDVFVEKIKETIALRESLKDKLQKAGVKVEVKPLDLFVWSELSEDKIIAKATTIDSRIDAPNEDIRSLRALTLYGLKGLAAYLLHANNLGFEDESCSKFIQEILVKLTDDNLSVQDNINLVMETGKFGVTAMALLDKANTTSYGNPEITKVNIGVGTKPGILISGHDLKDMEELLAQTDGTGVDVYTHSEMLPANYYPAFKKYKHFVGNYGSSWWRQKEEFESFNGPILFTTNCIVPPSSTATYKDRVFTTGAAGYPGSKHIPERIAGKQKNFSEIIELAKKCKAPIEIEKGEIVGGFAHAQVLALADKIVEAVKSGAIRKFIVMAGCDGRMKGREYYTGFAQKLPKDTVILTAGCAKYRYNKLQLGDINGIPRILDAGQCNDSYSLAVIALKLKEVFQLNDINELPIAYNIAWYEQKAVIVLLALLYLGVKNIHLGPTLPAFLSPNVAKVLVDNFGIVGITTVDEDIKLLVG; from the coding sequence ATGAGTATGTTTTGTTATCAATGTCAAGAAGCAGCCAAAGGAACAGGCTGTACTGGTTCAAAGGGTGTATGCGGTATTACCGATGATGTTATACACCTCCAAGATTTATTCGTTCATTTACTTAAAGGCCTTTCGTATTACTCTTTAGAGGCTAAAAGGAATGGTGTCAATAATGGAAATGTCGATCATTTCATAACCGAAGGATTATTTACCACCATTACCAATGCCAATTTTTCGAAAGATGTTTTTGTAGAGAAAATCAAAGAAACGATTGCCCTTCGTGAATCCTTAAAGGATAAACTTCAGAAGGCAGGTGTGAAAGTTGAGGTAAAACCTTTAGATCTCTTCGTGTGGAGTGAATTGAGTGAGGATAAAATAATTGCTAAAGCGACTACAATCGATAGTAGAATTGATGCACCAAACGAGGATATTCGTTCGCTAAGAGCACTTACACTTTATGGTTTAAAAGGACTAGCAGCATATCTTCTCCATGCAAACAATCTTGGATTCGAGGATGAATCATGTAGTAAGTTTATACAAGAAATTTTGGTAAAACTCACGGATGATAATCTTTCTGTTCAGGATAATATCAACCTAGTAATGGAAACTGGTAAGTTTGGTGTTACTGCAATGGCTTTGCTTGATAAGGCGAACACTACATCATATGGTAATCCCGAGATAACCAAGGTGAATATTGGTGTTGGTACAAAGCCAGGAATTCTTATCAGTGGTCACGACCTAAAGGATATGGAAGAACTGCTTGCTCAAACCGATGGTACTGGGGTTGATGTGTACACTCATAGCGAGATGCTACCTGCAAACTACTATCCAGCATTTAAAAAGTATAAGCATTTTGTAGGAAATTATGGAAGCAGCTGGTGGCGTCAGAAAGAGGAATTCGAAAGTTTTAATGGTCCAATTCTTTTCACAACAAACTGTATCGTACCACCAAGTTCAACTGCAACCTATAAGGATCGTGTTTTCACAACTGGCGCAGCGGGTTACCCTGGTAGCAAGCATATTCCAGAACGTATTGCTGGCAAGCAAAAAAACTTTTCGGAGATAATCGAACTGGCAAAAAAATGCAAAGCACCAATTGAAATTGAGAAAGGTGAAATTGTTGGTGGATTTGCTCATGCACAGGTTTTGGCTTTAGCCGATAAGATTGTAGAGGCCGTTAAGAGCGGTGCAATTCGTAAGTTTATTGTAATGGCTGGTTGCGATGGTCGTATGAAGGGTCGTGAGTATTATACCGGTTTTGCTCAGAAGCTACCAAAAGATACGGTGATACTTACTGCAGGTTGTGCCAAATATCGATATAATAAACTTCAACTGGGTGATATCAATGGTATTCCAAGAATATTAGATGCTGGTCAGTGCAACGACTCCTACTCATTAGCAGTAATTGCTCTTAAGTTGAAGGAGGTTTTCCAGCTAAACGATATCAACGAATTACCAATTGCCTATAATATTGCTTGGTATGAGCAAAAAGCAGTAATTGTTCTACTTGCATTGCTTTATTTGGGTGTTAAGAATATTCATCTAGGCCCAACTCTTCCTGCGTTCCTATCTCCCAATGTGGCAAAGGTGCTTGTCGATAATTTTGGTATCGTAGGTATTACCACTGTTGACGAAGATATTAAACTTTTAGTAGGGTAG
- a CDS encoding threonylcarbamoyl-AMP synthase, which yields MLIKIYPQNPNPREISRVVGVLRNGGIIIYPTDTVYGLGCDITNQKAVEKIIRLKGLKAKEAHFSFICSDLGHIADFAKVDNPTFKLMKKNLPGPFTFILPGLNKVPDYFISKRKTVGIRIPSNNIPIEIVRELGNPILTTSIKDDDDVVEYTTDPELIHERYQNLVDIVIDGGYGDNTPSTVVDCTSDEPEIVREGKGELSF from the coding sequence ATGCTAATAAAAATTTACCCACAGAACCCTAACCCGCGTGAAATATCCCGTGTGGTTGGGGTTTTGCGTAATGGGGGAATTATTATTTACCCCACTGATACGGTTTATGGTTTAGGATGCGATATTACTAATCAAAAGGCTGTTGAAAAGATAATCAGACTTAAAGGTTTAAAAGCCAAAGAAGCCCACTTTTCTTTCATCTGTTCTGACCTTGGGCACATTGCTGATTTTGCAAAGGTTGATAATCCTACCTTTAAGTTGATGAAAAAAAATCTCCCAGGGCCTTTTACGTTTATTCTTCCCGGATTAAACAAAGTTCCTGACTACTTTATCAGCAAGAGAAAAACTGTAGGCATTAGAATTCCCAGTAATAACATACCAATTGAGATTGTAAGAGAGTTGGGTAATCCAATTCTAACCACTTCAATTAAGGACGATGATGATGTTGTAGAGTATACAACTGATCCTGAGTTAATTCATGAACGGTATCAGAATTTGGTTGATATTGTTATTGATGGCGGCTATGGCGATAATACCCCGTCTACAGTCGTCGACTGTACATCCGATGAGCCTGAAATAGTAAGAGAAGGTAAGGGTGAATTGTCGTTCTAA
- a CDS encoding ketoacyl-ACP synthase III, protein MKNLNTIITGTGCYIPEVKVLNLHFSRTKFYEKDETSIGGGHEVVEKFRDITGIRERRWVKKDQTASDIATIAAERAIEDAGIDRETIDQIIVAQNFGDVIKDTIQTDTLPSIASRVKHNLDIASPSCIPYDIIFGCPGWVQGVIQADSYIKSGLAKRCLVIGADALSRVVDKYDRDSMIFSDGAGATIIEGVESEEKAGILSSAMVSHSKEEAYYLYLGKSNAPESDPKIRYIKMLGRKIYEYSLLNVPLAMKAALDKSGIPIEQVKKILIHQANEKMDEAIIQRFYKLYQIREIPDKIMPMNIHELGNSSVATVPTLYDMILKGQLPEHKINKRDILIFASVGAGMSINAFVYKF, encoded by the coding sequence ATGAAAAACCTCAATACAATCATAACTGGAACGGGTTGTTATATACCCGAAGTAAAAGTTTTGAATTTGCATTTCAGTAGGACCAAATTCTATGAAAAAGATGAAACATCTATAGGTGGGGGGCATGAGGTTGTCGAGAAATTCAGAGATATTACTGGGATTAGAGAGCGTCGTTGGGTTAAGAAAGATCAAACTGCATCGGATATTGCTACTATTGCTGCAGAAAGAGCTATAGAGGATGCTGGGATAGATCGTGAAACGATTGATCAAATTATTGTTGCTCAGAACTTTGGAGATGTTATAAAAGATACGATTCAAACTGATACACTACCAAGTATCGCATCAAGGGTTAAACATAATTTAGATATAGCAAGTCCATCATGTATACCGTATGATATTATTTTTGGTTGTCCTGGATGGGTACAAGGAGTAATCCAAGCGGATAGTTACATTAAATCGGGGCTTGCAAAACGGTGTCTTGTAATTGGTGCGGATGCTCTTTCACGTGTAGTAGACAAATACGATAGGGATTCGATGATTTTCTCAGATGGTGCAGGTGCTACAATAATTGAGGGAGTGGAATCGGAGGAGAAGGCAGGAATACTTTCGTCTGCAATGGTTTCACACTCAAAAGAAGAGGCGTACTACCTATATCTTGGTAAATCGAATGCTCCAGAAAGTGATCCCAAAATACGATATATTAAAATGCTTGGTCGTAAAATATACGAGTATTCGCTTTTAAATGTTCCTTTGGCTATGAAAGCAGCCTTAGATAAATCAGGAATTCCTATTGAGCAAGTTAAAAAGATATTAATTCATCAGGCAAATGAGAAGATGGATGAGGCAATAATCCAGCGCTTCTATAAACTATATCAAATTCGTGAAATCCCCGATAAGATAATGCCAATGAATATTCACGAACTAGGAAACAGCTCAGTAGCTACCGTACCTACACTTTATGATATGATTCTTAAGGGTCAATTACCTGAACATAAAATAAATAAGAGGGATATCCTAATTTTCGCATCGGTTGGTGCCGGTATGAGTATTAACGCATTTGTTTATAAATTTTGA
- the fsa gene encoding fructose-6-phosphate aldolase, producing the protein MKFFIDTANLDQIREANDLGVLDGVTTNPSLMAKENIKGEANIKKHYVDICNIVKGDVSAEVIALDYEGMIREGKELAALHPQIVVKVPITKDGIKAIKYFSDHGIRTNCTLVFSVGQALLAAKAGATYVSPFIGRLDDVSTDGVELIRQIVNVYNYYEYETKVLAASIRHTMHIIQCLEAGADVSTCPLSAILGLLNHPLTDIGLKKFLEDYKKVNG; encoded by the coding sequence ATGAAATTTTTTATTGACACAGCAAATCTTGATCAAATTAGAGAAGCTAATGATCTAGGAGTTCTCGATGGAGTTACAACTAACCCATCTTTAATGGCCAAAGAGAATATTAAAGGAGAAGCAAATATTAAAAAGCATTACGTAGATATTTGTAATATCGTAAAGGGAGATGTAAGCGCCGAAGTAATTGCTCTTGACTATGAGGGAATGATTCGTGAAGGAAAAGAGTTAGCAGCATTACATCCTCAGATTGTTGTTAAGGTACCAATTACAAAGGATGGAATTAAGGCCATTAAATATTTCAGCGATCATGGCATTCGTACCAACTGTACTTTAGTTTTCTCAGTTGGACAAGCTTTGCTTGCTGCAAAAGCAGGAGCAACCTATGTTTCCCCATTTATTGGTCGTTTGGACGACGTTTCTACCGATGGAGTTGAACTTATTCGCCAGATTGTTAATGTTTACAACTATTACGAGTACGAAACTAAAGTTCTTGCAGCCTCAATTCGTCATACAATGCACATTATTCAGTGCCTTGAAGCAGGTGCTGATGTATCAACCTGCCCCTTGAGTGCAATCTTAGGTTTACTCAACCACCCGCTTACCGATATTGGTTTAAAAAAATTCCTTGAGGACTATAAAAAGGTAAATGGTTAA
- a CDS encoding cupin domain-containing protein, which produces MKITTLETAEKVPFNLDGRKMFTNSKVELVHLTLKPNEEIAPHSNPFDVIFFILEGQGKIFFEGEEIIVEKDTSIYIEKDKQRGMKNISEKPFRVLVIKSF; this is translated from the coding sequence ATGAAAATAACAACACTTGAAACCGCAGAAAAAGTTCCTTTCAATCTTGATGGGCGGAAGATGTTCACAAACAGTAAGGTTGAGTTGGTTCATTTAACATTGAAACCAAATGAAGAGATAGCCCCTCATTCCAATCCATTCGATGTCATTTTTTTCATCCTTGAAGGTCAAGGCAAAATATTCTTTGAAGGAGAGGAGATAATAGTAGAGAAAGACACATCAATTTATATTGAGAAAGATAAGCAGAGAGGGATGAAAAATATAAGCGAAAAACCTTTTCGAGTTCTCGTAATTAAGTCGTTTTAG
- a CDS encoding PepSY domain-containing protein, which translates to MSSFYKTLQKYHKWLALVFTIFFILFAFSGILMNHRNLISSVDINRKWLPKNYKLQNWNLASAKGGQQVGGDSVFIYGGAGIWLTNKTFTSWKPFMEGFPKGSDRRKIFDFAKSAKGDFFAATRFGLFEYSKGSNQWKICSLPKDDQFVTGLEVVDSTLYLLTRDHLYVGNIDNKELSFCKIELIPPIGSKPSITVFRLFWIIHSGELLGVFGRLLVDLVGLTMIFLCITGLIFFFFPKIIKRVKAKRRLSRMKRVTKFSYNWHLKIGIYASLLLLIVSFTGIFLRPPFLLMVVNGHVNQYVSRNINNVYWHDKLRDIKYDHGRKLFLVATSDGIYYSKDCFSSSLMTFNSEPPISVMGINVFEVIDNGDYLIGSFSGAFRWNPFTGTVSNYFTKEPVIPKAGLSSPFGSSAIAGYAKIENQEYFFDYDKGVIQSSGSNHLEMPRIIKDSFSFPLWNLAQEIHTCRIYSPLISIFYILIVPLAGIAMIFITITGAIMWFIKKRSRKTEAEVGSQN; encoded by the coding sequence ATGAGTAGTTTTTACAAAACCTTACAGAAATACCATAAGTGGTTAGCATTAGTATTTACTATATTCTTCATTCTATTTGCCTTTTCAGGGATACTGATGAATCATCGAAACCTAATTAGTAGTGTCGATATTAATCGCAAATGGTTACCCAAAAATTATAAGCTACAGAACTGGAATTTAGCGTCAGCAAAAGGGGGACAACAGGTTGGGGGTGATTCAGTATTCATATACGGTGGTGCTGGTATTTGGCTAACAAATAAAACTTTTACTTCATGGAAACCTTTTATGGAAGGTTTTCCAAAAGGATCTGATAGGAGGAAAATATTCGATTTTGCTAAATCAGCAAAAGGAGATTTTTTTGCAGCAACTCGATTCGGATTATTCGAATATTCAAAGGGATCAAATCAGTGGAAGATTTGTTCATTACCTAAAGATGACCAATTTGTAACAGGACTTGAGGTTGTAGATTCTACACTTTATCTACTAACAAGGGATCATTTGTATGTTGGAAATATTGACAATAAAGAACTATCATTCTGTAAAATCGAATTAATACCTCCAATCGGGAGCAAACCCAGCATCACTGTTTTTAGATTATTTTGGATTATTCATAGCGGAGAACTACTGGGTGTTTTTGGTCGCTTACTCGTCGATTTGGTAGGCTTAACCATGATCTTTCTTTGCATCACTGGCTTAATTTTCTTTTTCTTCCCAAAAATCATTAAAAGGGTTAAGGCAAAACGGAGGTTAAGTAGGATGAAACGGGTAACCAAGTTCTCGTATAATTGGCATTTGAAAATTGGAATTTACGCTTCCCTACTATTACTCATCGTAAGTTTTACAGGGATCTTTCTAAGGCCACCTTTCCTGCTGATGGTAGTTAATGGTCATGTAAATCAGTATGTATCTAGAAATATTAATAATGTTTACTGGCACGATAAGCTTAGGGATATCAAATACGATCATGGTAGGAAACTGTTTTTAGTTGCCACCTCCGATGGAATTTATTATAGCAAAGATTGTTTCTCATCAAGTTTAATGACATTTAACTCTGAACCTCCAATAAGTGTTATGGGGATTAATGTTTTCGAGGTGATTGATAATGGCGATTATCTTATTGGAAGTTTCAGTGGGGCATTTCGTTGGAATCCTTTTACTGGGACTGTGAGCAACTATTTTACCAAAGAACCTGTTATTCCTAAAGCAGGACTTTCTTCCCCTTTCGGGAGTTCAGCCATTGCTGGGTATGCAAAAATTGAGAATCAGGAATATTTCTTTGATTATGATAAAGGGGTAATCCAATCATCGGGTAGTAATCATTTAGAAATGCCAAGGATAATTAAGGATTCATTCTCATTTCCCTTATGGAACTTAGCACAGGAGATTCATACATGCCGAATATATTCACCTTTAATTAGCATTTTCTATATACTTATAGTACCCCTAGCCGGAATCGCAATGATTTTTATTACGATAACCGGTGCAATAATGTGGTTTATCAAAAAAAGAAGTCGGAAGACAGAAGCCGAAGTAGGAAGTCAGAATTAA
- a CDS encoding cupin domain-containing protein, whose product MNTNEFPKGKQFRFTNEVEYASGGIVSKNVLKRPTGNISVFAFDKGEGLSEHTAPFDAMVQVLEGKSRITIGGEPHDLESGESIIMPANITHAVFATERFKMLLTMIKEPSI is encoded by the coding sequence ATGAACACAAATGAATTTCCAAAAGGTAAACAATTCCGCTTTACCAACGAGGTTGAGTATGCAAGCGGTGGAATAGTAAGCAAGAATGTGCTAAAACGCCCAACGGGCAACATCTCTGTATTTGCTTTTGATAAAGGCGAAGGCTTAAGCGAGCACACTGCACCATTCGATGCAATGGTTCAAGTACTTGAGGGCAAGTCAAGAATTACTATCGGTGGCGAGCCACACGATCTTGAATCTGGCGAATCAATCATTATGCCTGCGAATATAACACATGCAGTTTTTGCTACTGAAAGATTCAAAATGCTTTTAACGATGATTAAAGAGCCATCAATTTAA
- a CDS encoding nitric-oxide reductase large subunit yields MNTRKLWIAFIAVMVVCFSVLGIFGYEIYLQKPPIPERVVSQSGEQIFTSQEIKDGQSVWQSIGGQEVGTVWGHGSYVAPDWSADWLHREAVFMLNELANKYDSSTYDKVNPERQAYLKAVLQKDLRANRYDEATKTLVVSDLRALAIKSNAEYYKKLFTNGKELVKERLAYAIPENTIKNDESMQKMNAFFFWTSWACVTERPGKDITYTSNWPGDDLVGNHPTGKHLFWTMFSIVMLLLGIGLLGFYYAKNQDNETGVEKYPENDPLINLQATPSMKATLKYFWIVAGLILLQVITGIVTAHFGVEGNSFYGLNLDTILPYTISRTWHVQLAIFWIATAWLATGLFIAPAVSGVEPKYQRLGVNVLFGALLIVVLGSMAGEWLGIMQKLGLVQNFYFGHSGYEYIDLGKFWQVLLFGGLLIWLFLMIRALLPVLKVKSENRNLLILFTISSIAIAAFYGAALMIGRQTHLSVAEYWRWWVVHLWVEGFFEVFATTVIAFVLVKLGLLNIKRATIGSLFATIIYLLGGIIGTFHHLYFAGVPMSIIALGASFSALEVVPLVLMGFEAWHNYKLTKTTPWMLKYKWAIYSFIAVAFWNLVGAGVFGFLINPPLALYYMQGLNLTPVHAHTALFGVYGMLGIGLMLFSLRGMTINEEWNDKILKYSFWCFQIGLILMVTISILPVGVKQTIASVDHGIWYARSMEFMQQPSMITLRWLRVIGDTIFALGSVGLVYFVVGLKTGWSIKK; encoded by the coding sequence ATGAACACAAGAAAACTATGGATTGCATTTATTGCAGTTATGGTGGTATGTTTTTCGGTTCTGGGTATTTTTGGATATGAGATATACCTTCAGAAACCGCCTATCCCTGAGCGGGTAGTTAGCCAAAGTGGTGAGCAGATTTTTACATCACAAGAAATCAAAGATGGACAAAGCGTTTGGCAGTCCATTGGAGGTCAGGAAGTTGGAACTGTATGGGGACATGGCTCATATGTAGCCCCCGATTGGTCTGCCGATTGGCTTCATCGCGAAGCAGTTTTTATGCTGAATGAGCTTGCAAATAAGTATGATTCATCTACCTATGATAAGGTGAACCCTGAACGACAAGCTTATCTAAAAGCAGTTCTTCAAAAAGATTTGAGAGCCAATAGATATGATGAGGCTACAAAAACTCTAGTGGTTTCAGATTTGCGTGCTTTGGCAATTAAATCGAATGCTGAGTACTACAAAAAACTTTTCACCAATGGGAAAGAGTTAGTTAAGGAAAGGTTGGCATATGCAATTCCTGAAAATACCATTAAGAATGATGAAAGTATGCAAAAGATGAATGCATTCTTCTTTTGGACTTCTTGGGCTTGCGTAACTGAACGACCGGGTAAGGATATAACTTACACAAGTAATTGGCCTGGTGATGACTTAGTTGGTAATCACCCAACTGGAAAACACCTCTTTTGGACAATGTTTAGTATTGTTATGCTTTTGCTAGGGATTGGTTTGCTAGGTTTTTACTATGCGAAAAATCAAGATAATGAAACGGGTGTAGAAAAATACCCCGAGAATGATCCTCTCATCAATTTACAAGCAACGCCCTCGATGAAAGCAACCCTGAAATACTTCTGGATTGTTGCTGGGTTAATCCTACTTCAGGTAATAACAGGTATTGTTACTGCCCATTTTGGCGTTGAGGGAAATAGTTTTTACGGATTGAATTTAGATACAATACTTCCTTATACTATTTCTCGAACATGGCATGTTCAACTCGCTATTTTCTGGATTGCCACTGCTTGGTTGGCAACAGGTCTATTTATTGCCCCTGCAGTATCTGGAGTTGAACCTAAATATCAACGGCTAGGTGTTAATGTTTTATTTGGCGCATTGTTGATAGTTGTTCTAGGCTCTATGGCTGGTGAATGGCTAGGTATTATGCAGAAATTGGGTTTGGTACAAAACTTCTACTTTGGTCACTCGGGTTACGAATATATCGATTTAGGTAAGTTTTGGCAGGTTCTCTTATTTGGGGGTTTACTTATTTGGTTATTCTTAATGATTCGTGCCTTACTTCCTGTACTAAAAGTTAAATCAGAAAATAGGAACTTGCTGATTCTCTTTACGATTTCATCAATTGCCATTGCTGCTTTTTATGGAGCCGCTTTAATGATTGGTCGTCAAACCCACTTATCGGTGGCAGAATATTGGAGATGGTGGGTTGTTCATCTTTGGGTTGAGGGATTTTTCGAGGTGTTTGCAACTACAGTTATCGCTTTTGTTTTAGTAAAACTTGGGTTATTAAACATCAAGAGGGCAACTATAGGTTCTCTATTTGCAACAATTATCTATCTATTAGGCGGTATTATTGGAACATTCCACCATCTTTACTTTGCAGGTGTGCCAATGTCTATAATTGCTTTAGGTGCTTCGTTTAGCGCATTGGAAGTTGTTCCTCTTGTGCTTATGGGATTTGAGGCTTGGCACAACTATAAGTTAACCAAAACAACTCCATGGATGCTTAAGTATAAATGGGCAATCTACAGTTTCATCGCTGTTGCGTTTTGGAACTTAGTAGGAGCAGGAGTATTTGGTTTCTTAATTAATCCTCCACTTGCTTTGTATTACATGCAAGGGTTGAATTTAACACCTGTTCACGCACATACTGCTCTATTCGGTGTTTATGGAATGTTAGGTATTGGATTGATGCTTTTCTCTTTAAGAGGTATGACAATAAATGAGGAGTGGAACGATAAAATCTTAAAGTATTCATTCTGGTGCTTCCAAATAGGTTTGATATTAATGGTTACAATAAGCATCTTACCTGTTGGCGTCAAACAAACTATTGCATCAGTTGACCATGGAATATGGTATGCACGTTCAATGGAGTTTATGCAACAACCTTCGATGATAACTTTACGTTGGTTGAGAGTTATTGGTGATACTATCTTCGCTTTAGGAAGCGTTGGGCTTGTTTACTTTGTAGTTGGCTTAAAAACAGGTTGGTCTATCAAAAAGTAA
- a CDS encoding 4Fe-4S dicluster domain-containing protein, translating into MKRDIIKIDRDKCTGCGLCVTGCHEGALQIVDNKAVMISELMCDGLGACIGECPEGAITIETREAAAYDEVLTLSKMVENGKNTVIAHLKHLKDHAQKEYMRQGVEWMLANRDKINFNVDEVIQAVHSHNPSAMKSQQPQKQIFTAMPNHGHEHGSPCGCPGSAERTFEKEGKGNTMVSAQSELSHWPIQMHLINPHAPHFKGSNLLLAADCVAFSLGGFHSEYLKGKTLAIACPKLDSNKESYVEKITALIEEGGIDTLTIMRMEVPCCGGLVQLAKMAADKATRKVPIKVTTVGIQGNILESAWV; encoded by the coding sequence ATGAAAAGAGACATTATTAAAATCGATCGTGACAAGTGTACAGGATGTGGACTTTGCGTTACTGGATGCCATGAAGGTGCTTTGCAAATTGTAGATAATAAAGCGGTAATGATCAGTGAGCTAATGTGCGATGGCCTTGGTGCTTGCATTGGCGAATGCCCCGAGGGTGCAATCACAATTGAAACTCGTGAAGCTGCTGCTTATGATGAGGTTTTAACCCTTTCGAAAATGGTGGAGAATGGTAAGAATACAGTAATTGCTCACCTGAAACATTTAAAGGATCACGCTCAGAAAGAGTACATGCGTCAAGGTGTTGAATGGATGCTTGCAAATCGCGATAAAATCAATTTTAATGTAGATGAGGTAATTCAAGCAGTTCATAGCCACAATCCTAGCGCAATGAAAAGTCAACAACCACAAAAACAAATATTTACAGCTATGCCAAATCATGGACACGAACATGGTAGCCCTTGCGGTTGCCCCGGTTCAGCAGAAAGAACTTTCGAGAAGGAAGGAAAAGGTAATACAATGGTATCGGCACAATCTGAACTATCACATTGGCCAATCCAAATGCACTTGATTAACCCTCATGCTCCTCATTTTAAAGGCTCAAACCTTTTACTTGCTGCCGATTGCGTAGCATTCTCACTCGGTGGCTTCCATAGTGAATACCTAAAGGGTAAAACCCTTGCAATTGCATGCCCAAAGCTCGATTCGAATAAGGAATCATACGTTGAGAAGATTACTGCACTTATTGAAGAGGGTGGAATAGATACGCTAACCATTATGCGTATGGAGGTTCCATGCTGCGGAGGATTGGTTCAACTTGCCAAAATGGCTGCCGATAAAGCAACCCGTAAAGTACCAATTAAGGTTACCACGGTGGGAATTCAAGGTAATATTCTTGAAAGTGCTTGGGTTTAA
- a CDS encoding molybdenum cofactor guanylyltransferase gives MPIFPHITLAILAGGKASRIGGRNKALLEIDGITFIQRIHQTLSPVYSNTIIISNEIVDFDIDNIVVYPDIIIGIGPLGGIHSALVNSIDPAIFVVSCDMPFADLELAADMTTEFLKSQPDILVPLIGTYEEPLFALYSKSLVGQIESMVSSTNGRPVTDLFLISKTNFYEIPENPTTKKCFTNINSFDDFKDLLFHL, from the coding sequence ATGCCCATATTTCCACATATCACGCTAGCAATACTTGCTGGAGGCAAGGCCTCAAGAATAGGCGGTAGGAATAAAGCTCTACTTGAGATCGATGGAATTACTTTTATTCAGAGAATACACCAAACTTTAAGCCCTGTCTATAGCAATACAATTATTATATCTAATGAGATTGTCGACTTTGATATTGACAATATAGTGGTTTACCCTGATATCATCATTGGAATAGGACCTCTTGGCGGAATACACAGCGCATTAGTAAACTCAATAGATCCTGCAATCTTTGTTGTTTCTTGCGATATGCCATTTGCGGATTTAGAACTTGCAGCGGATATGACAACCGAATTTCTTAAAAGTCAGCCAGACATCCTTGTTCCATTAATTGGCACTTATGAAGAACCCCTTTTTGCTTTGTACTCAAAATCATTAGTAGGACAAATAGAATCAATGGTGAGTTCGACCAATGGGCGACCAGTAACCGATTTATTTCTAATTTCAAAAACTAATTTCTACGAAATTCCCGAAAACCCTACAACCAAAAAATGTTTTACAAACATTAACTCATTTGATGATTTTAAGGATTTGTTATTTCATTTGTGA